From Psychrobacillus sp. FSL K6-2836, a single genomic window includes:
- the argH gene encoding argininosuccinate lyase: MKLWGGRFTKREDKIMEKFNTSLPIDNRLYFEDITGSIAHVTMLLKCELLTELEGNLLINGLETILSDIESGELKVEGEYEDIHSFVEMNLTERIGETGKKLHTARSRNDQVALDTRLYAKNKAREVTIAIQELIDSLSKKALNNNVIMPGYTHLQRAQVVTFGHHLGAYAQMFSRDKKRVENAIDILDENPLGCGALAGTTHNIDRQITTDLLGFVKPVENFLDGVSDRDYLLELMSNFSIMMMHMSRLSEELILWSSQEFKFIEMDDAYSTGSSIMPQKKNPDAAELIRGKTGRVYGSLFALLTTLKGLPLTYNKDMQEDKEQFFDAVDTVMDCLKIMAKMIETLHVKQENMKAAIKAGFLNATEVADYLVSKGTAFRDAHEIVGKIIIYCEDQKKAIEDLTIEELSKFSNSITDDIYEYIDYESILNKGNKKLIKQVTRSESTI, translated from the coding sequence GTGAAACTTTGGGGTGGACGATTTACAAAGCGAGAAGATAAAATTATGGAGAAATTCAATACATCTCTACCTATTGATAATAGACTGTATTTCGAGGATATAACAGGAAGTATAGCGCACGTAACAATGCTTTTAAAATGTGAATTGCTCACGGAGTTAGAAGGAAATCTACTTATTAATGGCCTAGAAACGATATTGAGTGATATTGAGTCAGGTGAGTTGAAAGTGGAGGGTGAATATGAAGATATCCATTCTTTTGTGGAAATGAATTTGACGGAGCGAATTGGAGAAACCGGGAAGAAACTTCATACGGCAAGAAGTAGGAATGATCAGGTAGCTTTAGATACAAGGCTATATGCAAAAAACAAAGCAAGAGAAGTGACGATCGCTATTCAGGAACTGATTGATTCATTGAGTAAAAAAGCATTAAACAATAATGTTATCATGCCTGGATACACTCATTTGCAACGGGCACAAGTCGTAACATTTGGACATCATCTAGGTGCATATGCACAAATGTTTAGCCGAGACAAAAAAAGAGTTGAGAATGCGATTGATATTCTAGATGAAAACCCGCTTGGATGTGGGGCGCTTGCAGGAACAACACATAATATCGATCGCCAAATAACAACTGACCTTTTAGGTTTTGTAAAACCGGTTGAGAACTTTCTGGACGGTGTAAGTGATCGCGATTACTTACTTGAACTCATGTCTAACTTTTCTATAATGATGATGCACATGAGCCGACTTAGTGAAGAGCTCATACTTTGGAGTAGCCAGGAATTTAAATTTATCGAAATGGATGATGCCTATTCAACTGGTAGTAGTATTATGCCTCAAAAGAAAAATCCCGATGCCGCTGAACTGATTAGAGGCAAGACTGGTAGAGTTTATGGTTCTCTCTTCGCATTATTAACAACGCTGAAAGGATTGCCACTAACTTATAACAAAGACATGCAGGAAGATAAAGAGCAGTTCTTCGATGCTGTCGATACAGTAATGGATTGTTTAAAAATTATGGCTAAAATGATTGAAACGCTGCATGTGAAACAAGAAAATATGAAAGCGGCTATTAAAGCAGGCTTCTTGAATGCAACAGAAGTTGCTGATTATTTAGTGAGTAAAGGAACAGCATTTAGAGATGCCCATGAAATCGTAGGTAAAATCATTATTTATTGTGAAGACCAAAAGAAGGCGATTGAAGATTTAACGATTGAAGAGTTATCAAAATTCAGTAATAGCATAACAGATGATATTTACGAATATATCGACTATGAGAGTATATTGAATAAAGGGAATAAAAAATTGATTAAGCAGGTTACAAGAAGTGAGAGTACTATATAG
- a CDS encoding Na+/H+ antiporter NhaC family protein, protein MEHMSWVSLIPPIIAVVLAIVTKNVVISLFSGVYIGVLILVGGRPLEATMEVIGNFIFPQVADSYNAAVLVLLFFIGGFVALMEKSGGGAALASSVVKYINTRAKAQISAWFGGIIIFFSDLGTPLIVGPVFEKIFDKAKISREKLAWIIDSTSSPVAVLIPFIGWGVYIMGLIKKEFDLLNINTSEFSTLIQVIPFQFYAILAVSMVPLVAFMKLDFGPMAKAERRVQQTGELYWPESKPLRKPDKLEEYQNSGRAIFIWLPLLVLFITLFGLLFSYGFPFEPVPGNEFRVSLSAAYLFAALSIIILMIINKSKKFGEIIDIYTTGMQKMVYVALTLVLAWSLGKVINDMGTAAFIVEAMKGNVPAFIIPAILFLVGAAMSLASGTSWGTFAIMLPIAIPMAVGLDAHLLVCIGAVLSGGIFGDHCSPISDTTILSSTGAGADHIDHVKTQLPYAILNAAIALVGFIVAGITGSALTLILTIILLVTAVFIISKTQDRKHSERVEL, encoded by the coding sequence ATGGAGCATATGAGTTGGGTATCTTTGATACCTCCAATAATTGCTGTAGTTCTCGCAATTGTTACAAAGAATGTTGTCATATCGTTGTTCTCGGGGGTATATATTGGAGTTCTAATCCTTGTAGGAGGACGTCCTCTTGAAGCAACAATGGAGGTAATTGGAAATTTTATTTTTCCGCAAGTTGCTGATAGTTATAATGCGGCTGTTCTAGTATTGTTATTCTTTATTGGTGGATTCGTAGCTCTTATGGAGAAATCCGGTGGAGGTGCTGCACTTGCTTCAAGCGTTGTAAAGTACATCAATACTCGTGCTAAAGCACAAATATCTGCTTGGTTCGGAGGGATTATTATTTTCTTCTCTGATTTGGGAACCCCATTGATTGTAGGGCCAGTTTTTGAAAAGATTTTTGATAAAGCGAAAATTTCAAGAGAGAAACTGGCATGGATCATTGATTCTACATCATCTCCTGTCGCCGTATTGATTCCGTTCATTGGATGGGGTGTGTACATAATGGGGCTTATAAAAAAAGAATTTGATTTATTGAATATAAACACGTCCGAATTTAGTACGCTAATTCAAGTTATACCATTTCAGTTTTATGCTATATTAGCTGTTTCAATGGTGCCTCTTGTGGCATTTATGAAATTGGATTTTGGACCTATGGCAAAGGCGGAAAGAAGAGTACAGCAAACAGGTGAACTGTATTGGCCCGAATCGAAACCGCTAAGAAAACCAGATAAACTTGAGGAATACCAAAATAGCGGGCGCGCTATATTTATATGGCTACCGTTATTAGTGCTGTTTATTACGTTATTTGGACTATTATTTTCATATGGCTTCCCGTTCGAGCCTGTACCAGGAAATGAATTCAGAGTTTCTTTAAGTGCTGCATATTTATTTGCGGCGTTATCGATTATTATCTTAATGATTATAAATAAGTCGAAAAAATTCGGAGAGATTATTGATATTTATACAACCGGCATGCAGAAAATGGTTTACGTCGCACTCACGCTTGTCCTCGCATGGTCGCTTGGGAAAGTAATCAATGATATGGGGACTGCAGCATTCATCGTTGAGGCGATGAAAGGAAATGTACCAGCTTTCATAATACCTGCAATTTTGTTCTTGGTCGGAGCAGCAATGTCTCTTGCATCTGGTACTTCATGGGGAACATTTGCAATTATGCTTCCAATCGCCATTCCAATGGCTGTAGGTCTCGATGCGCATTTACTAGTTTGTATAGGAGCAGTGTTGTCGGGTGGTATCTTCGGTGATCATTGTTCACCGATTTCCGATACTACAATTTTATCATCAACTGGTGCTGGGGCGGATCATATTGATCACGTTAAAACACAGTTGCCATACGCGATACTCAATGCAGCAATTGCATTAGTAGGTTTTATCGTTGCTGGTATTACAGGGAGTGCATTAACGTTGATTTTGACAATTATATTACTTGTAACAGCTGTTTTTATCATATCTAAAACACAGGATAGAAAGCATAGTGAAAGGGTTGAATTATAA
- a CDS encoding peptidylprolyl isomerase, giving the protein MTKKGYFLMDSGEKIEFDLFPNEAPNTVANFEELANSGFYNGVVFHRVIPGFVSQGGDPTGTGMGGSGKNIKCETAGNPHTHQAGSLSMAHAGKDTGSSQFFIVHEPQPHLNGVHTVFGQVTSGLEVAKAMKNGAKMEKVEVFDAE; this is encoded by the coding sequence ATGACAAAAAAAGGTTATTTTTTAATGGATTCTGGAGAAAAAATTGAATTTGATTTATTCCCAAATGAGGCACCAAACACAGTAGCAAACTTTGAAGAGTTAGCAAACAGCGGATTTTATAACGGAGTAGTATTCCACCGTGTAATTCCTGGCTTCGTAAGCCAAGGTGGAGACCCAACTGGTACAGGTATGGGCGGTAGCGGAAAAAACATTAAATGTGAGACAGCTGGAAACCCCCACACACACCAAGCAGGAAGCCTTTCTATGGCACATGCTGGTAAAGATACAGGTTCTAGCCAATTCTTCATCGTTCACGAGCCACAACCGCATTTAAACGGTGTTCATACTGTTTTTGGTCAAGTAACAAGTGGTCTTGAAGTTGCAAAAGCTATGAAAAACGGCGCTAAAATGGAAAAAGTAGAAGTTTTCGACGCTGAATAG
- a CDS encoding DUF1648 domain-containing protein, giving the protein MIIALFGFILFFITVLQAFMPKFLKPTEAFGVYVPDSHTKDPEVVKLINRYTTVVLTFGMIIFVVYLWWALTQNPAEETFALVSVGVQFTTLFVSIGYYFIMHLRMKKLKETQGWLSGKSEVRVVDVRFQEKLKLIPRVIFIIPMIVTVGLIIYTFMKYDQLPEMIPTHWGPTGEADAFSEKTYFSVIAMPLILLVMQGMFLLMSEGMKFSGARLNPANKKTSLTQQLAFRKYTSLLALFITIGITLMMGYFHLQTIHPEISSSIIMWVLPLIFLLLTFTVIGIYTIKVGQSGSRLNVGGNSTTLENKIAVDEDRYWKGGLFYLNKNDPSIMVEKRFGVGWTLNFAHPISWIVLLLPLLLIFGIIFLL; this is encoded by the coding sequence ATGATTATTGCGTTATTTGGATTTATACTATTTTTCATTACCGTTTTACAAGCATTTATGCCAAAATTTTTAAAGCCGACAGAAGCATTTGGAGTGTATGTACCAGATAGCCATACAAAAGATCCAGAGGTAGTAAAACTAATTAATAGGTATACAACGGTTGTATTAACATTCGGAATGATTATTTTTGTGGTCTATCTTTGGTGGGCTTTAACACAAAATCCAGCAGAGGAAACGTTTGCATTAGTGAGTGTAGGAGTCCAGTTTACAACCTTGTTTGTGAGCATCGGATACTATTTTATAATGCATCTTCGAATGAAAAAACTAAAAGAAACACAAGGGTGGTTAAGTGGAAAAAGTGAAGTGAGAGTAGTCGATGTGAGATTTCAAGAAAAACTGAAACTAATACCCCGCGTTATCTTTATCATACCTATGATTGTTACGGTGGGATTAATCATTTATACATTTATGAAATATGACCAATTGCCAGAGATGATTCCTACTCATTGGGGACCAACTGGAGAAGCGGATGCATTTAGCGAAAAGACATATTTTAGTGTCATTGCAATGCCACTTATTCTACTAGTTATGCAAGGTATGTTCCTATTGATGAGTGAAGGTATGAAATTTTCAGGTGCTCGCCTTAATCCAGCAAACAAAAAAACTTCTCTTACACAGCAACTCGCGTTTCGAAAATATACAAGTTTATTAGCGCTCTTTATCACTATTGGTATAACGCTAATGATGGGATATTTTCACTTACAAACAATTCATCCGGAAATATCCTCATCTATTATCATGTGGGTTCTACCACTGATTTTCTTACTATTAACATTTACAGTTATCGGCATTTATACTATAAAAGTAGGGCAAAGCGGATCTCGGCTAAATGTAGGAGGAAACAGTACGACCTTAGAAAACAAGATAGCTGTTGACGAGGATCGATATTGGAAGGGTGGATTATTTTACTTGAACAAAAATGATCCAAGTATAATGGTAGAAAAGCGATTTGGCGTAGGCTGGACTCTAAACTTTGCTCATCCTATAAGTTGGATTGTATTGCTCCTGCCTCTTCTACTTATATTCGGCATAATATTTTTACTATAA